From Candidatus Goldiibacteriota bacterium, the proteins below share one genomic window:
- a CDS encoding TonB-dependent receptor: MNLKRFILVAVCVLFLFHGVFAEEAQQSAGKKETVEVQADSRGNTGVIMTVIVTARKTESSLEDTARSVKVITKEEIEKTGCLSLAEIIKNTAGAVVSSNGYISGVSAVSLRGKSSTQTLVLLNGVPLKDIMTGGYDISGIDLSSIKRIEVIKGGISSVYGPDAMGGVINLLTGDDENSLIKASSRYGSFGYQKNQISSSHIIGDFDYFASGTEEKGDGYREHSAFTKRMLNTNINYSVNVFKFGFFGNYLNYGQEVPGSLSWLSPLAKQWSEDYILGLSGSAAVSEFLVKADGFYKSSDLKYQNPDPFYPINSRHIAKEWQGSFTAAYDNNDNISGLAGAEFNNKNMDSTDVGKKTIQNTAFFTNAVYLPVSVIILNGGVRHDMSTAYNDMTSASAGIKYLMDSKVEIHAAVDNSFSAPTIGQLYWPFDGMMVGNVNLKAEKSTGYEVGIKQQAENFKHSYVWFSKDVRDMIQYVSDSVTWTGTYENLSGVKITGLEAEAEYNPFDFLKITAAYTYTNAVDSASGQKISLIPEGRISGDITIQPDKNMSVVLKGEYTDACKDNSGAIIREYYLVGLNVSGRLNKNVRIFAAAHNLLDNKEYVIAKGYPMPGRSVSAGAEIKF, encoded by the coding sequence ATGAATTTGAAAAGGTTTATTTTAGTGGCGGTGTGCGTGTTGTTTTTGTTTCATGGGGTTTTTGCCGAAGAAGCACAGCAAAGCGCCGGGAAAAAGGAAACGGTTGAAGTTCAGGCTGATTCACGGGGTAATACAGGGGTTATTATGACTGTAATTGTAACAGCCAGGAAAACAGAAAGCAGCCTTGAAGATACCGCTCGAAGCGTAAAGGTTATTACAAAGGAAGAAATTGAAAAAACCGGCTGCCTTTCATTGGCAGAAATAATTAAAAATACTGCCGGCGCTGTGGTTAGTTCAAACGGATATATAAGCGGCGTTTCTGCTGTATCGCTAAGGGGTAAATCATCAACTCAGACTTTGGTGCTTTTAAATGGAGTGCCTTTAAAAGATATTATGACCGGCGGTTATGACATAAGCGGAATTGACCTGTCTTCTATTAAACGGATAGAGGTTATTAAAGGTGGAATTTCCTCGGTTTACGGGCCGGATGCTATGGGCGGTGTAATTAACCTGCTGACGGGGGATGATGAAAACAGCCTGATAAAAGCATCTTCAAGATATGGAAGTTTTGGATATCAAAAAAATCAGATATCATCATCACATATAATAGGTGATTTTGATTATTTTGCCTCCGGCACGGAAGAAAAAGGGGACGGATACAGGGAACATTCCGCGTTTACAAAAAGAATGCTTAATACGAATATAAATTACAGTGTGAACGTATTTAAATTCGGATTTTTTGGAAATTATCTGAATTACGGGCAGGAAGTTCCGGGAAGTCTTTCCTGGCTGTCGCCTTTGGCTAAACAATGGAGTGAAGATTATATTTTAGGGTTGTCCGGAAGCGCGGCTGTCAGTGAATTCTTGGTAAAGGCTGATGGTTTCTATAAGTCTTCTGACCTGAAATATCAGAATCCGGACCCTTTTTATCCTATAAATTCCAGGCACATAGCAAAGGAGTGGCAGGGCTCTTTTACGGCGGCGTATGATAATAATGACAATATTTCCGGTTTGGCGGGTGCCGAATTTAATAACAAAAATATGGACAGCACGGATGTAGGTAAAAAAACCATTCAAAACACCGCTTTTTTTACAAATGCCGTATATTTGCCGGTTTCTGTAATTATTTTAAATGGCGGGGTAAGGCATGATATGAGCACCGCTTATAACGATATGACAAGCGCAAGCGCCGGCATAAAGTATTTGATGGACAGCAAAGTGGAAATACACGCTGCCGTTGATAACTCTTTCAGCGCGCCGACCATAGGTCAGTTGTACTGGCCTTTTGACGGAATGATGGTTGGAAACGTTAATTTAAAGGCGGAAAAGTCAACAGGATATGAAGTCGGCATAAAACAACAGGCGGAAAATTTCAAACATTCGTATGTATGGTTTTCAAAGGATGTCAGGGATATGATACAGTACGTAAGCGATTCTGTTACCTGGACAGGTACTTATGAAAATTTAAGCGGGGTAAAAATAACCGGCCTTGAAGCGGAAGCGGAGTATAATCCTTTTGATTTTTTGAAAATTACAGCGGCTTATACATACACAAATGCCGTTGATTCGGCTTCGGGGCAAAAAATCAGTTTAATACCCGAAGGCAGAATAAGCGGTGATATTACAATACAGCCGGACAAAAACATGTCTGTTGTTTTAAAAGGCGAATATACTGACGCGTGTAAAGATAATTCAGGGGCAATAATCAGAGAATACTATCTTGTGGGGTTAAACGTAAGCGGCAGATTAAATAAGAATGTAAGAATTTTTGCCGCGGCGCATAATTTACTTGATAACAAAGAATACGTCATAGCAAAAGGATACCCAATGCCCGGAAGGTCCGTAAGCGCCGGCGCGGAAATTAAGTTTTAA